Proteins encoded in a region of the Marinomonas maritima genome:
- the secA gene encoding preprotein translocase subunit SecA — MLGTVIKKIVGTKNDREVKRYKKVVTQINQLEESLQKLSDDDLSAKTSEFRDRLDKGESLDSILSEAFAVVREGSRRVMGMRHFDVQLIGGMVLNEGKIAEMRTGEGKTLVATLAVYLNALSSKGVHVVTVNDYLAKRDANWMRPLYEFLDMSVGVVFSGQDRDEKKAAYLCDITYGTNNEFGFDYLRDNMVFRLEDRVQRDLNFSVVDEVDSILIDEARTPLIISGAVEDSSEQYRKINMLAPLLVKQEESEGEEPTGHYIFDESQRSIELTEDGHSFVEGWLVEQGLLGEGESLYAAGNLSLLHHVHACLKAHVIFKKDIDYVIQDDQVVIVDEHTGRTMAGRRWSEGIHQAVEAKEGMTIQAESQTLASTTFQNYFRLYEKLSGMTGTADTEAFEFQQIYGLTVIVIPTNRQVQRKDFNDLIYMSTEDKFEAIVLDIEEIVKEGRPVLVGTASIEYSELLSNYLLKKNIKHNVLNAKQHEREAQTVADAGRPGAVTIATNMAGRGTDIVLGGNLQVELAQLGDGASQDSIDALKADWKLRNESVLAAGGLHIIGTERHESRRIDNQLRGRAGRQGDVGSSRFYLSLEDNLMRIFMSDRIKKMMMALGMEKGEAIEHKMVSNAIEKAQRKVEGRNFDIRKQLLEYDDVANDQRQVIYRQRFEMMVSDDLSDAISAMREVVVTGLVDEFIPPQSIFDMWDLEGLEEKARNEFGLTLPVSKWVEEDKKLYEEPLRQKILDSFIDDYKAKEAIAGVQPFRAFEKQVLLQVLDTLWKEHLQTMDMLRQGIHLRGYAQKNPKQEYKREAFELFQGLLEQIKFEVIQIVTRVKVQSAEEAEKIEESRRQQDEKTTVSMVHDSLNSLSDTPSESNSAQEQPKVGRNEPCPCGSGKKYKQCHGSLI, encoded by the coding sequence ATGTTAGGAACTGTAATTAAAAAAATTGTCGGTACAAAGAATGACCGAGAAGTGAAACGATATAAAAAAGTCGTTACACAGATAAATCAACTTGAAGAATCCCTTCAAAAGCTCTCGGATGATGACTTATCTGCAAAAACCAGTGAGTTTCGAGACCGTCTTGATAAAGGGGAATCGCTTGACTCCATTTTGTCTGAAGCGTTTGCGGTAGTCCGTGAAGGCAGTCGTCGTGTAATGGGGATGCGTCATTTTGACGTTCAGCTTATCGGCGGTATGGTATTGAATGAAGGCAAAATTGCAGAAATGCGTACTGGTGAGGGTAAGACGCTGGTTGCCACACTTGCTGTTTATTTAAATGCACTGTCATCAAAAGGTGTTCACGTTGTTACTGTGAATGATTACCTTGCTAAGCGTGATGCTAACTGGATGCGACCTCTCTATGAATTCTTAGATATGAGTGTTGGTGTCGTTTTCTCGGGTCAAGATAGAGATGAGAAAAAAGCAGCCTATTTATGTGATATCACCTATGGAACCAATAATGAATTTGGTTTTGATTATCTTCGCGATAATATGGTTTTTCGTTTAGAGGATCGTGTGCAGCGTGATTTAAACTTCTCTGTTGTGGATGAGGTCGATTCTATTCTCATAGATGAAGCTAGAACGCCTCTTATCATATCTGGTGCGGTTGAAGATAGTTCTGAGCAGTATCGTAAAATTAATATGCTTGCTCCTCTTCTAGTTAAACAAGAGGAGAGCGAAGGTGAAGAGCCTACAGGGCATTATATTTTTGACGAATCGCAACGAAGTATTGAACTGACGGAAGATGGCCACTCCTTTGTTGAGGGTTGGTTAGTAGAGCAAGGTTTACTTGGTGAAGGTGAAAGCCTTTATGCTGCAGGTAACCTTTCTCTATTGCACCATGTCCATGCTTGTTTGAAAGCGCATGTTATCTTTAAGAAAGATATAGATTACGTTATTCAGGACGACCAAGTTGTTATTGTTGATGAGCACACTGGCCGAACTATGGCTGGTCGTCGTTGGTCTGAAGGTATTCATCAAGCTGTAGAAGCAAAAGAAGGGATGACGATTCAGGCAGAAAGCCAAACCCTAGCCTCTACTACCTTCCAGAATTATTTCCGTTTATATGAAAAACTTTCTGGCATGACAGGGACTGCGGATACTGAGGCGTTTGAATTTCAGCAAATCTACGGATTAACCGTTATTGTTATTCCTACGAATCGTCAGGTTCAGCGTAAAGATTTTAATGATCTGATTTACATGTCAACAGAAGACAAGTTCGAAGCAATTGTGTTGGACATTGAAGAGATAGTCAAAGAGGGTCGCCCTGTATTGGTTGGCACCGCGTCTATTGAGTATTCTGAGCTTTTGTCGAATTATCTTCTTAAAAAAAATATTAAACATAATGTTCTTAATGCGAAACAGCATGAGCGTGAAGCTCAGACGGTTGCTGATGCAGGTCGCCCTGGTGCTGTCACTATTGCTACAAATATGGCTGGCCGTGGTACGGATATTGTTCTGGGTGGTAATTTACAAGTTGAGTTGGCTCAACTAGGCGATGGTGCTAGTCAAGATAGTATTGATGCTCTGAAAGCCGATTGGAAGTTGCGTAACGAATCTGTTTTGGCTGCAGGTGGTTTGCATATTATTGGTACTGAGCGGCATGAATCTCGTCGTATTGATAACCAATTGCGCGGGCGTGCTGGTCGTCAGGGTGATGTAGGATCTTCTCGCTTTTATTTGTCATTAGAAGATAACTTAATGCGAATTTTTATGTCTGATCGCATTAAAAAAATGATGATGGCGCTTGGGATGGAGAAAGGCGAAGCTATCGAGCACAAGATGGTTTCAAATGCGATTGAAAAAGCTCAGCGGAAAGTTGAGGGTCGTAACTTTGATATTCGTAAGCAGTTGCTAGAGTATGATGATGTAGCAAATGATCAACGTCAGGTTATTTATCGTCAACGTTTTGAAATGATGGTTTCTGATGATTTATCTGACGCTATTTCTGCTATGAGGGAAGTGGTTGTCACAGGGCTCGTTGATGAATTTATACCTCCGCAAAGTATCTTCGATATGTGGGATCTTGAAGGATTAGAAGAGAAGGCTCGTAATGAATTTGGCCTTACACTTCCAGTTTCTAAATGGGTAGAAGAAGATAAAAAACTTTATGAAGAGCCACTTCGTCAAAAAATACTTGACAGTTTTATTGATGATTATAAAGCGAAAGAAGCCATTGCTGGTGTCCAGCCTTTCAGAGCTTTTGAAAAACAGGTCCTTTTACAGGTTCTAGATACGCTTTGGAAGGAGCATCTCCAGACGATGGATATGCTTAGGCAGGGTATTCACTTACGTGGTTATGCACAAAAAAACCCTAAGCAGGAATATAAGCGAGAAGCGTTTGAGTTATTTCAAGGCTTGTTAGAGCAAATTAAATTTGAAGTGATTCAAATTGTTACTCGCGTAAAGGTTCAGTCTGCAGAAGAAGCTGAAAAAATAGAGGAGTCTCGTAGGCAGCAAGATGAAAAAACGACAGTGAGCATGGTTCATGATTCTTTGAATTCTCTTTCTGATACACCTTCTGAGTCTAATTCAGCTCAAGAGCAACCTAAGGTAGGGCGTAACGAGCCTTGCCCGTGTGGCTCTGGTAAAAAATATAAACAATGTCACGGTAGTTTGATTTAA
- a CDS encoding response regulator transcription factor codes for MSNYAAIGDLSFLLVEPSDTQKKIITKALEEAGIKQIEYANNIEETMSSLSSFPPDLVISSMYLPDGSANDLIDKIRKSEETEGQHFMLISSERNREQLEHLRQSGVLAILPKPFTKKDLERAIHATLDLIVEEEIDLEMFDPRTLRVLVTDDSRMARKHISKTLNTMGIEDIQFAENGKEAIELLNTTEFDLIVTDYNMPEMDGRELTEAVRKDPALAHIPILMVSSNSEDSQLSNIAQEGVDAICGKPFEPAIVRQLLAKILN; via the coding sequence ATGAGCAATTATGCAGCAATCGGCGACCTCTCCTTTCTCCTTGTAGAACCTTCTGACACCCAAAAGAAAATCATCACTAAAGCCTTAGAAGAAGCAGGCATCAAACAAATTGAGTACGCGAATAACATTGAAGAAACCATGTCATCGCTATCTTCCTTTCCTCCAGACTTAGTTATTTCCTCAATGTATCTTCCTGACGGATCAGCTAATGATTTAATCGACAAAATTCGAAAAAGTGAAGAAACTGAAGGCCAGCATTTCATGCTAATTTCCAGCGAAAGAAACCGAGAACAACTAGAACATCTTAGGCAATCTGGCGTACTGGCCATATTACCAAAACCTTTCACTAAAAAAGATCTTGAACGCGCCATCCACGCAACTCTCGATCTCATTGTAGAGGAAGAGATTGACTTAGAAATGTTCGACCCAAGAACACTCCGTGTTTTAGTGACAGACGATAGCCGCATGGCGAGAAAGCACATTAGCAAAACACTTAACACAATGGGCATAGAAGACATTCAATTTGCTGAGAATGGCAAAGAAGCCATTGAATTACTTAACACAACAGAATTCGACCTTATTGTTACCGATTACAATATGCCAGAAATGGATGGCAGAGAGCTAACCGAGGCAGTTCGAAAAGACCCAGCATTAGCCCACATACCGATACTGATGGTCAGTTCAAACTCTGAAGATAGCCAACTATCAAATATCGCCCAAGAAGGAGTCGATGCTATTTGCGGAAAGCCTTTCGAGCCAGCTATCGTCAGGCAACTATTAGCAAAAATACTAAACTAA
- the argJ gene encoding bifunctional glutamate N-acetyltransferase/amino-acid acetyltransferase ArgJ — translation MAVGLHDFPLIPEIKGVRIGVAEAGVKKPNKKDIVIFELCEGASVAGVFTQNAFCAAPVRVCQKHLGLAGSRYLLINTGNANAGTGKSGLVAALKSCEALAAQVDVRVESILPFSTGVIGEPLPVDKIIAAIPAALANLSGSNWHAAGVGIMTTDTLPKGSIRTFEFEGKVYTIAGISKGAGMIRPNMATMLGYVCSDIAMNVDVLQAILKSVVNKSFNRITVDSDTSTNDSCIAVATGMAGNSAVTSIDQPLAQAFVVAFTEVMQELAHAIVRDGEGATKFVTVEVIGAVNESDATKTAFEIAHSPLVKTALFASDPNWGRILAVVGRAGVSGLDVDRVQLHINGFEIARDGCRSPDYIEEHGKQAMKPQEIRICVDLGMGEASDTVWTTDFSHEYVTINAEYRT, via the coding sequence ATGGCGGTAGGATTACACGATTTCCCTCTCATCCCAGAAATTAAAGGGGTTAGAATAGGTGTTGCAGAAGCTGGTGTTAAAAAACCTAATAAAAAAGATATTGTCATCTTTGAGTTATGTGAAGGCGCTTCGGTAGCGGGTGTTTTTACTCAAAATGCTTTTTGTGCAGCGCCTGTTCGTGTTTGCCAAAAGCATTTAGGTTTGGCTGGTAGTCGTTATCTGCTGATCAATACAGGTAACGCTAATGCTGGTACAGGTAAATCTGGTCTTGTCGCTGCATTGAAGTCTTGTGAGGCTTTAGCTGCTCAGGTGGATGTTAGGGTGGAGTCTATACTCCCTTTTTCTACTGGTGTTATTGGTGAGCCTTTGCCTGTAGACAAAATTATTGCAGCTATTCCTGCTGCCCTTGCTAATTTATCTGGTAGTAATTGGCATGCTGCGGGTGTTGGTATTATGACAACCGATACTTTACCTAAAGGGTCTATTCGTACCTTCGAATTTGAAGGTAAAGTTTATACTATCGCTGGTATTTCTAAAGGTGCAGGCATGATTCGTCCAAATATGGCGACTATGCTGGGCTATGTATGCAGCGATATTGCAATGAATGTCGATGTTCTCCAGGCAATTTTGAAAAGTGTTGTGAATAAAAGCTTTAATCGCATTACTGTCGACAGTGATACTTCAACAAATGATTCTTGTATTGCAGTAGCGACGGGTATGGCTGGTAATTCGGCTGTCACATCTATTGATCAGCCACTGGCTCAAGCTTTTGTTGTGGCGTTTACTGAAGTAATGCAAGAATTAGCTCATGCTATTGTCCGTGATGGTGAAGGGGCTACTAAGTTTGTTACGGTGGAGGTTATTGGTGCGGTTAACGAAAGTGACGCCACAAAAACAGCCTTTGAAATAGCGCATTCGCCATTAGTTAAGACCGCATTATTTGCATCAGATCCAAACTGGGGGCGGATTTTGGCCGTCGTTGGTCGTGCTGGTGTTAGTGGATTAGATGTGGATCGAGTTCAGCTGCATATTAATGGATTTGAAATTGCTCGCGATGGCTGTCGCTCACCTGATTATATTGAAGAGCATGGTAAGCAGGCGATGAAGCCACAAGAGATTCGCATTTGTGTTGATCTTGGAATGGGCGAGGCGTCTGATACTGTCTGGACAACCGATTTTTCTCATGAATACGTCACTATCAATGCGGAGTATCGTACTTGA
- the mutT gene encoding 8-oxo-dGTP diphosphatase MutT, with product MKVAVGIILRDNSVFVALRNSKQDQGGLWEFPGGKCEASESVETALVRELKEECGISITGCDFFKTISHDYGDKLVELFFYKVTGFDGEPVGKEGQEVRWVAFSDLMSYGFPEANKQIVVELMTHY from the coding sequence GTGAAAGTGGCTGTTGGTATTATCCTTCGTGATAATAGTGTATTTGTTGCTCTTAGGAACTCTAAGCAGGATCAAGGTGGTTTGTGGGAGTTTCCTGGCGGAAAATGTGAGGCTTCTGAATCTGTAGAAACGGCTTTGGTAAGAGAGTTAAAAGAAGAATGTGGAATTTCTATAACTGGGTGTGATTTTTTTAAAACAATTTCTCATGATTACGGCGATAAGTTGGTTGAATTATTCTTTTATAAGGTTACAGGGTTTGATGGTGAGCCAGTTGGTAAAGAAGGGCAAGAAGTCCGTTGGGTCGCTTTTTCTGATTTGATGTCTTATGGCTTTCCTGAAGCGAATAAGCAAATAGTTGTAGAGTTAATGACGCATTACTGA